In bacterium, one DNA window encodes the following:
- a CDS encoding tetratricopeptide repeat protein yields MKFTTRKRSIPVILAAVLALAIAALYLPSRNFDFIVLDDSEYVYGNELVKGGFSLEGVRKAFTESHQDYWVPLNWLSLMADSEFYGIDAGGFHLTNTILQVINGLLLFAFLYRATGSPWKSFFAAALWALHPLRVESVAWITERKDLLSGLFFLLCLLSWLKYSKEKSKGWYLASLAAMLAGLASKPVLVIMPLILLAADYWPLGRLRENERGSGLKKLLPEKIPFFALSALFSFLTLYFQKRNIALPETTPLSQRLSEVPVSYAHYLWKTIWPVNLVIENRADTAPSVILILTGTALLLALTFLAFKGRIFSPALASGWFWFVAALFPVSGIVSVGLNTMADRFTYLPHMGLFFGLVWGIGSLPSLKGVPGKSAAFSGALILGILFAFSSLQLSRWKDGVTLFAYHFDTTGSAFAANALANAYGAAGNDELSIRYFEESIKKNPFSPSVWNNLGVKYEKTGRYPEAIEAFKKSLELRPDTVDTHNCNPSVWNNLGVTYEKAGKYPEAIEAFSRALKPGPGAGAAYCPGVAVSGNVAAIVSPERELSLRPEYFRAWYNLGKLYKREGQDDKAIEAFQKAHEQNPENPDAPGELGLLFAKAGRMDEAQKYFALALERDPENFSSNLFMALALLEAGQTSRAEGFFKKALELSPGNPSAHYNYGVLLEKEGRRAEADEQYLEVQKLDPGGEFSAPARGRMSANP; encoded by the coding sequence TTGAAATTTACGACCCGAAAAAGAAGCATTCCGGTAATTCTCGCCGCGGTTCTGGCTCTGGCCATCGCGGCGCTTTACCTGCCGTCAAGAAACTTTGATTTCATAGTTCTCGATGACTCGGAATACGTTTACGGAAACGAGCTGGTAAAGGGCGGATTTTCCCTTGAAGGGGTCAGAAAAGCCTTCACCGAGTCCCATCAGGATTATTGGGTTCCGCTGAACTGGCTGTCGCTCATGGCCGATTCCGAGTTTTACGGCATCGACGCGGGCGGTTTTCACCTCACTAATACGATTTTACAGGTGATTAACGGGCTTTTGCTCTTCGCCTTCCTCTACAGGGCCACGGGCTCGCCCTGGAAGAGCTTTTTCGCCGCCGCGCTGTGGGCGCTCCACCCCCTGCGCGTGGAATCGGTGGCGTGGATAACCGAAAGAAAAGACCTCCTTTCGGGGCTCTTCTTCCTCCTTTGCCTGCTCTCCTGGCTCAAATACTCGAAGGAAAAGAGCAAGGGATGGTACCTGGCCTCGCTTGCGGCGATGCTCGCGGGGCTCGCCTCAAAGCCTGTTCTCGTAATCATGCCCCTCATACTTCTCGCCGCTGACTACTGGCCCCTCGGAAGGCTCAGGGAAAACGAACGGGGCTCCGGCCTTAAAAAACTCCTGCCGGAGAAGATTCCGTTTTTCGCCCTCTCAGCGCTCTTCTCCTTCCTCACCCTCTATTTCCAGAAACGAAACATCGCCCTGCCCGAGACAACCCCGCTGTCGCAGAGGCTTTCGGAGGTGCCGGTTTCCTACGCCCACTACCTTTGGAAAACCATCTGGCCCGTAAACCTGGTCATCGAAAACAGAGCCGATACCGCCCCCTCCGTAATCCTGATTCTCACGGGAACGGCGTTGCTTCTGGCCCTGACCTTTTTGGCTTTTAAAGGGCGCATATTCTCCCCGGCCCTTGCCTCCGGCTGGTTCTGGTTTGTCGCGGCCCTTTTTCCCGTCAGCGGGATCGTGTCCGTCGGCCTCAACACTATGGCGGACCGTTTCACCTACCTTCCCCACATGGGGCTTTTTTTCGGACTCGTCTGGGGGATTGGTTCACTCCCATCTCTAAAGGGTGTTCCGGGTAAATCAGCGGCTTTTTCCGGCGCTCTTATCCTCGGGATCCTCTTCGCCTTTTCGAGTCTCCAGCTTTCCCGGTGGAAGGACGGGGTCACCCTCTTTGCCTATCATTTCGACACCACCGGGAGCGCCTTCGCCGCGAACGCGCTGGCGAACGCTTACGGCGCCGCGGGTAACGACGAGCTGAGCATCCGGTACTTTGAAGAGTCGATTAAAAAAAATCCCTTCAGCCCCTCGGTCTGGAACAACCTCGGAGTAAAGTACGAGAAAACCGGGAGATACCCCGAGGCGATAGAAGCCTTTAAAAAGTCTCTGGAACTGCGGCCGGATACGGTCGACACCCACAACTGCAACCCCTCGGTCTGGAACAATCTGGGGGTAACCTACGAAAAAGCCGGGAAATACCCCGAGGCGATCGAAGCCTTCTCTAGAGCGCTGAAACCCGGTCCGGGAGCGGGAGCGGCATACTGCCCTGGGGTCGCAGTGAGCGGCAACGTGGCTGCTATCGTGAGTCCTGAAAGAGAGCTCTCCCTGCGCCCCGAATACTTCCGCGCCTGGTACAACCTCGGCAAACTGTACAAAAGAGAGGGGCAAGACGACAAGGCGATCGAAGCCTTCCAAAAAGCGCATGAGCAAAACCCCGAAAATCCCGACGCCCCCGGGGAACTCGGGCTTTTATTCGCCAAAGCCGGAAGGATGGATGAAGCGCAAAAATATTTCGCTCTGGCGCTCGAACGAGACCCGGAAAACTTCTCCAGCAACCTCTTCATGGCGCTGGCGCTTCTCGAAGCGGGCCAAACCTCGCGCGCGGAAGGTTTTTTCAAAAAAGCGCTGGAACTGAGCCCTGGGAATCCTTCGGCTCACTACAATTACGGCGTCCTCCTCGAAAAGGAAGGGCGAAGAGCCGAGGCGGACGAGCAGTATCTCGAAGTCCAGAAACTCGACCCCGGCGGAGAATTTTCCGCGCCGGCCCGTGGCAGAATGAGCGCTAACCCTTGA
- a CDS encoding tetratricopeptide repeat protein: MKKPEGNLPLLLGAALLLLTAVVYWPATGYGFFAVDDYEYIAENPLVSLGLNWQSVATVFSKPFFNYWIPATWISFMADSALFGPAAGTFHRTNVLLHALNGFLLFWVMKRMTGSLWKSLAVAAIFALHPLRVESVAWITSRKDLLSGAFFFLCLLSWERYARTRRPLWYLLAFASLLIGLMAKPVLVTVPFLLILLDYWPLGRAGTFAGLKNLFLEKIPFFALSIIFSAITLATQSTSIAPAGAISAQSKLADATASYSHYLQKFVWPLGLAFLPRTGEVSTPVDLALLIFALVLVSITAFAWKTRNSSPFILTGWLWYAVSLLPNSGIIPVGLNYMADRFTYIPLIGVSVVFVWGIEQAGEIIFQKREKLVFLASTLPVGALAFITVAQLPHWQSTLAMADRIEAVSSNAAYANELRGFEYIMRREFQKAKESAAIALAHNPSNIPANFCMAEALMELGETGPAEAYLKKALALKPDYAPGLYNYGLILANTGRPGEAVRYFEEALRLSPKNFNASFQLGITLAKMGRPGEAVPRFKDAVESNPGSAAARLNLAMSAAQTGQSELAVEQFRAYLLLNPNDANAHYNLGVLLAGTGQKAEAYRHFSEARRQNPGDPATMEWLSRLQR; encoded by the coding sequence TTGAAAAAGCCCGAAGGAAATCTCCCCCTGCTTCTCGGGGCAGCCCTGCTGCTCCTGACCGCGGTCGTTTACTGGCCCGCGACGGGGTACGGCTTTTTCGCGGTGGACGATTACGAATACATCGCCGAAAACCCGCTGGTAAGCCTGGGTCTGAACTGGCAGTCCGTCGCGACCGTGTTTTCAAAACCCTTCTTCAACTACTGGATACCCGCCACGTGGATTTCCTTCATGGCCGATAGCGCTCTCTTCGGCCCGGCCGCCGGAACCTTTCACCGGACAAACGTCCTTCTCCACGCCTTGAACGGCTTTCTGCTTTTCTGGGTGATGAAAAGGATGACCGGTTCGCTCTGGAAAAGCCTGGCCGTGGCGGCAATCTTCGCGCTGCACCCCCTTCGCGTCGAATCGGTGGCGTGGATTACCTCCAGAAAGGATCTGCTTTCCGGCGCCTTTTTTTTCCTGTGCCTCCTTTCCTGGGAGCGGTACGCAAGGACAAGAAGGCCGTTATGGTATCTTCTGGCTTTTGCGTCGCTTCTCATCGGCCTTATGGCGAAGCCCGTTCTGGTAACGGTACCCTTTCTGCTCATCCTTCTGGATTACTGGCCGCTTGGAAGAGCCGGTACTTTCGCCGGACTTAAAAACCTCTTTCTGGAAAAAATCCCTTTTTTCGCGCTCTCGATAATCTTTTCGGCAATTACGCTGGCGACCCAGAGCACCAGCATCGCGCCCGCCGGGGCTATCTCGGCGCAGAGCAAACTCGCCGACGCGACCGCGTCGTATTCCCACTACCTCCAGAAATTCGTCTGGCCGCTCGGCCTCGCCTTCCTGCCGAGAACCGGAGAAGTTTCAACACCGGTAGACCTCGCTCTTCTTATTTTTGCGCTCGTCCTCGTCTCGATAACGGCGTTCGCCTGGAAGACCCGGAACTCTTCGCCTTTTATTCTCACGGGCTGGCTCTGGTACGCCGTCTCGCTCCTGCCGAACAGCGGCATAATACCCGTGGGGCTGAATTACATGGCCGACAGGTTCACCTATATCCCGCTTATCGGGGTATCGGTCGTCTTCGTCTGGGGAATTGAACAGGCGGGGGAAATAATTTTTCAAAAGCGCGAAAAGCTGGTCTTTCTCGCCTCGACGCTGCCTGTCGGGGCTCTGGCTTTTATCACCGTAGCGCAGCTTCCCCACTGGCAGAGCACTCTTGCCATGGCCGACAGGATCGAGGCCGTCTCCTCCAACGCCGCCTACGCGAACGAACTTCGCGGTTTTGAATACATAATGAGGCGAGAGTTCCAAAAGGCGAAGGAAAGCGCCGCCATCGCCCTTGCCCATAACCCCTCCAACATTCCGGCGAACTTCTGCATGGCCGAGGCGCTGATGGAACTGGGCGAAACCGGGCCAGCCGAGGCTTACCTGAAAAAGGCCCTCGCGCTTAAGCCCGACTACGCCCCCGGTCTCTACAATTACGGCCTCATTCTCGCCAATACCGGGAGACCCGGCGAGGCTGTGAGGTATTTCGAGGAGGCGCTCCGGCTCTCTCCCAAAAATTTCAACGCGAGTTTCCAGCTCGGAATCACCCTCGCCAAAATGGGACGCCCCGGCGAGGCTGTACCACGCTTCAAGGACGCGGTTGAGAGCAACCCCGGGAGCGCGGCGGCGAGATTAAATCTCGCCATGTCCGCCGCCCAGACAGGGCAAAGCGAACTCGCCGTAGAGCAGTTCAGGGCGTACCTTCTCCTCAATCCGAACGACGCGAACGCCCATTACAATCTCGGCGTACTCCTCGCGGGGACGGGGCAAAAAGCGGAGGCGTACCGGCATTTTAGCGAGGCGCGAAGGCAAAATCCCGGCGATCCCGCTACGATGGAATGGCTTTCAAGGCTTCAAAGATAG
- a CDS encoding tetratricopeptide repeat protein, with protein sequence MKALLSSKKLPFVLAGFLAIAVLLVYLRSSGFDFINLDDADYVTDSSLVKRGLTLSGVREAFTQLHQKLWAPMTQLTLMADSEFFGIKAGGFHRTNAILHSLNGLLFFLFLYGATKSPWKSFFAAALWALHPMRVESVAWVAERKDLVSGFFFLLCLLSYLEYAKNKKIAWYAASLLMMFLGYGAKPILVIMPLVLLAVDFWPLGRIGRENPKKLLLEKAPFFALSIVLSLATVFLLKAYIHPLGRVPLDSRAVSVATSYLHYLFRTVWPFDLVMQDRSTATKYTGVWFVAAVLALAAISLGAWRARKSSPGVLAGWFWYLTALFPVSGVVAVGLYMVADHFTYLPHMGVAIAAVWGIDALAGENHGLRKPLAALALFAVGFLSYLSVVQLSYWKNGLTFFSHNLSVTRSDAFSEKLLGNYYLVNDELDQAEKYLKSSLEKQPDDPATHLFMGTYLRKKERYVDAVASFMEMLALDPENLEAHYNIAFCAIKLKNYKMALDHAQRALDIDPQYSDALLIFGQVFTKTGRFDDAVAILERANGMDPGSADFYLAENAEARGDFPEAERLYKKALSLTPGDVGSNFNYGLLLVRLGRAAEARERFGEVLRASPTHPQAHLQLGLISAGEGNIEQALASFKEAVKKAPDDPAVNFNLALAASRLGRDELAREYYKKHLALVPNDAVSHYNLAALLIKAGDKGEAARHFEEVVRIDPSDEEARDWLRKLGR encoded by the coding sequence TTGAAGGCCCTCCTTTCCTCCAAAAAATTGCCCTTTGTCCTGGCCGGCTTTCTGGCGATCGCGGTGCTTTTGGTTTACTTAAGGTCGTCCGGTTTCGATTTCATCAATCTGGACGACGCCGATTACGTGACCGACAGCTCTCTGGTAAAAAGAGGGCTCACCCTCTCCGGAGTCAGGGAGGCTTTCACCCAACTCCACCAGAAGCTGTGGGCTCCGATGACCCAGCTCACCCTGATGGCGGACTCGGAATTTTTCGGTATAAAAGCGGGAGGGTTTCACAGGACTAACGCAATCCTCCACTCGCTGAACGGACTTTTGTTTTTCCTTTTTCTGTACGGGGCGACGAAATCCCCGTGGAAGAGTTTTTTCGCCGCTGCCCTGTGGGCTCTTCACCCCATGAGAGTCGAATCCGTGGCGTGGGTAGCGGAGAGAAAGGATCTGGTTTCGGGATTCTTTTTTCTCCTTTGCCTCCTTTCGTATCTCGAATACGCGAAGAACAAGAAAATCGCCTGGTACGCCGCCTCGCTCCTCATGATGTTTCTCGGCTACGGCGCGAAACCGATTCTCGTCATAATGCCCCTCGTTCTTCTCGCCGTCGATTTCTGGCCCCTTGGAAGAATCGGCCGCGAAAATCCGAAAAAACTTCTGCTGGAAAAAGCGCCCTTTTTCGCCCTCTCGATAGTTCTTTCCCTTGCCACGGTTTTCCTGCTGAAAGCCTACATCCACCCTCTCGGAAGGGTTCCACTCGACTCTCGCGCGGTCAGCGTGGCGACTTCCTACCTCCACTACCTCTTCCGCACCGTCTGGCCCTTCGATCTCGTGATGCAGGACAGGTCAACCGCGACGAAATACACCGGGGTCTGGTTCGTTGCGGCCGTACTGGCGCTCGCCGCAATTTCCCTCGGGGCGTGGAGAGCGAGAAAGTCATCTCCCGGAGTGCTCGCGGGGTGGTTCTGGTACCTTACCGCCCTCTTCCCCGTCAGCGGGGTAGTGGCGGTCGGCCTCTACATGGTGGCCGACCATTTCACCTACCTGCCCCACATGGGCGTCGCCATCGCCGCAGTCTGGGGAATCGACGCCCTGGCGGGCGAGAACCACGGGCTTAGAAAACCTCTCGCGGCCCTTGCTCTTTTCGCCGTGGGATTTCTTTCTTACCTTTCCGTCGTCCAACTCTCCTACTGGAAGAATGGACTTACCTTTTTTAGTCACAACCTCTCGGTCACGAGGAGCGATGCGTTTTCCGAAAAGCTCCTCGGGAATTATTACCTCGTCAACGACGAGCTGGATCAGGCCGAAAAGTATCTCAAAAGCTCTCTGGAAAAACAGCCCGACGACCCCGCCACCCACCTTTTCATGGGCACGTACCTGCGGAAAAAAGAGCGCTACGTCGATGCCGTCGCCTCCTTCATGGAGATGTTGGCACTGGATCCAGAAAACCTGGAAGCCCATTACAACATCGCCTTTTGCGCGATCAAGCTCAAAAACTATAAAATGGCGCTGGACCACGCTCAAAGAGCCCTCGACATAGATCCGCAATATTCCGACGCGCTGCTTATCTTCGGCCAGGTCTTTACAAAAACGGGCCGCTTCGACGATGCTGTAGCCATTCTTGAAAGAGCGAACGGGATGGATCCGGGCAGCGCGGATTTCTATCTGGCTGAGAACGCCGAAGCAAGAGGGGATTTCCCCGAAGCGGAGCGCTTATACAAAAAAGCCCTTTCCCTGACCCCCGGCGACGTAGGCTCAAATTTCAATTACGGTCTTTTGCTGGTCAGGCTGGGCAGGGCCGCCGAGGCGCGGGAGAGGTTCGGCGAGGTGCTGCGGGCGTCTCCCACCCACCCCCAGGCTCATCTGCAGCTCGGCCTGATAAGCGCCGGAGAAGGGAACATCGAGCAAGCCCTTGCGAGTTTCAAAGAAGCGGTAAAGAAAGCCCCTGACGACCCGGCGGTGAACTTCAACCTCGCGCTCGCCGCTTCCCGCCTTGGCCGCGACGAACTGGCAAGGGAATACTATAAAAAACATCTCGCCCTTGTTCCAAACGACGCCGTTTCACACTACAATCTGGCAGCGCTCCTCATAAAAGCGGGCGACAAGGGGGAGGCGGCGCGCCATTTTGAAGAAGTCGTACGTATCGACCCTTCCGACGAGGAAGCGAGAGACTGGCTGAGGAAACTGGGCAGATGA
- a CDS encoding tetratricopeptide repeat protein, translating into MSAHISARYRAICLAVVLALSVGALYVKSASFDFINLDDVDYVVKNDIVARGFTGQGIQRAFTETYMKLWAPMTWLSYMADAQFYGMEAGGFHLTNTLLHALNTLLFFAFLYLATNSLWKSFFAAALWAFHPLRVESVAWITERKDLLSGFFFLLCLLAYLRYVKDKKPLWYLAALFMMLLGYWAKPILVVMPAILLAVDIWPLKRFTGERENLKGLLREKAPFIALSLVLVPLTLFFQKGAIQAWEEVSYTARLVNVATSYLYYLYRTFWPVDLVMSDINTATRFTGVWFFAAVLSLLGISVFSWKARKVSPAFFAGWFWYLCALFPVSGIIPAGTYLVADHFTYLPHMGIAILLVWGIGGPAGENAFLRRTTAWMAVLALAFLGCISFNQLSWWKDGVTLFSHNLSVTGGDSFNEKLLWNAYLSNGEPDKAMALIEESLKTRPLYPSTWLDKGSYFENSKRYKEAVSCYEEALRLKPGYLEAHYRLADSAIWLRRFDLAMYHLDKTLELDPERYASLILMGYIYNETGKYPKAVEALEKAIGIYPYNHEAHFNLSVALDALGRPEQAIKEIETALALSPQHVPSLRSAGIYYSKAGKKDKALEYLFRASDLDPENGEVLSDLGVALAQGGRTKEAVGYFEKAARFEPENPDYNLNLALALSDTEQKSRAATLFKKILLIDPSNTAARFNYGLLLEKTGRREEAQRLFREVLKQYPGQEEVLKALKRTGEGWQGN; encoded by the coding sequence ATGAGTGCTCATATATCAGCCCGTTACAGGGCGATTTGTCTCGCCGTGGTTCTCGCGCTGTCGGTCGGTGCGCTCTACGTCAAATCGGCCTCTTTCGATTTTATCAATCTCGACGACGTCGACTACGTCGTCAAGAACGACATTGTCGCCCGCGGTTTCACCGGCCAGGGGATTCAGCGCGCTTTCACCGAAACCTATATGAAATTATGGGCGCCGATGACCTGGCTCTCCTACATGGCCGACGCGCAGTTCTACGGCATGGAAGCGGGCGGCTTTCACCTGACCAACACCCTTTTGCACGCGCTTAACACCCTGCTCTTTTTCGCCTTTCTCTACCTCGCTACGAATTCGCTCTGGAAAAGCTTTTTCGCTGCGGCTCTCTGGGCTTTTCATCCGCTGCGCGTGGAATCGGTGGCCTGGATAACGGAGAGGAAGGACCTTCTCTCGGGGTTCTTTTTTCTTTTATGCCTTCTCGCCTACCTCCGGTACGTCAAAGACAAAAAGCCCCTCTGGTACCTCGCCGCGCTTTTTATGATGCTCCTCGGCTACTGGGCGAAACCCATCCTCGTAGTCATGCCCGCGATCCTTCTCGCGGTGGATATCTGGCCCCTTAAAAGGTTTACGGGGGAACGGGAAAACCTGAAGGGACTTTTGCGCGAGAAGGCTCCCTTTATTGCTCTGTCCCTTGTTCTGGTCCCCCTCACCCTCTTCTTTCAGAAGGGGGCCATTCAGGCGTGGGAAGAGGTTTCCTACACCGCGCGCCTTGTCAACGTGGCGACCTCGTATCTCTACTACCTTTACCGTACCTTCTGGCCCGTGGACCTCGTAATGAGCGACATAAACACCGCCACGAGGTTTACCGGCGTCTGGTTTTTTGCGGCCGTCCTGTCGCTTTTGGGAATATCCGTTTTCAGCTGGAAAGCGAGGAAGGTCTCTCCGGCGTTTTTCGCCGGTTGGTTCTGGTACCTGTGCGCTCTTTTTCCCGTAAGCGGAATCATACCCGCCGGAACCTATCTGGTTGCCGACCACTTTACCTATCTGCCGCATATGGGCATCGCGATCTTGCTGGTCTGGGGGATCGGCGGTCCGGCAGGAGAGAATGCATTTCTAAGGAGAACAACCGCGTGGATGGCGGTTCTGGCCCTCGCCTTCCTCGGCTGTATCTCCTTCAATCAGCTCTCCTGGTGGAAAGACGGGGTGACGCTTTTCTCTCACAACCTCTCCGTCACCGGGGGAGATTCGTTCAACGAGAAGCTTCTCTGGAACGCCTATCTCAGCAATGGCGAGCCTGATAAAGCAATGGCGCTAATAGAGGAATCGCTAAAAACACGTCCTCTTTACCCGTCAACCTGGCTGGACAAAGGCTCGTATTTTGAAAATTCAAAACGCTACAAGGAAGCTGTTTCCTGTTATGAAGAGGCTCTCAGGCTGAAACCGGGCTATCTCGAAGCTCACTACCGTCTGGCCGACAGCGCCATATGGCTCAGGCGCTTCGACCTTGCGATGTATCACCTGGACAAAACCCTCGAACTGGACCCGGAACGTTATGCATCTCTCATCCTTATGGGCTATATCTACAACGAAACGGGAAAATACCCCAAGGCCGTCGAAGCGCTTGAAAAAGCCATCGGAATCTATCCCTATAACCACGAGGCGCACTTCAACCTGTCGGTGGCCCTGGACGCCCTCGGCAGGCCGGAGCAGGCGATAAAGGAGATTGAAACCGCGCTGGCGCTGTCTCCACAGCACGTCCCGTCGCTACGCAGCGCGGGAATCTACTACTCGAAAGCCGGAAAGAAGGACAAGGCGCTGGAATATCTCTTCAGGGCGTCTGACCTTGACCCGGAAAACGGCGAGGTTCTCTCGGACCTTGGCGTCGCCCTTGCGCAAGGAGGCCGTACAAAGGAAGCGGTAGGTTATTTTGAAAAGGCCGCAAGGTTTGAGCCCGAAAATCCGGATTACAATTTGAACCTGGCTCTCGCCCTTTCAGATACGGAGCAAAAGAGCCGCGCCGCAACTCTTTTCAAAAAAATCCTGCTCATCGATCCCTCCAACACCGCCGCACGCTTCAATTACGGCCTTCTGCTTGAAAAGACAGGCAGGAGAGAAGAAGCTCAAAGACTTTTCAGGGAAGTTCTGAAACAATACCCCGGTCAGGAAGAGGTGCTAAAAGCACTCAAGAGAACCGGCGAAGGCTGGCAAGGAAACTGA
- a CDS encoding tetratricopeptide repeat protein, which translates to MIPDFIKKRLPLYLALALALATALLYLPSTGFDFINMDDPQYVVENEIVQKGLTVWGVKSVFTTPMESYWIPVTWISLMTDAEFFGLGAGGFHRTNVLLHALNVLLLFAFLHRATGSPWKSFFAAALWALHPMRVESVAWITARKDLLSGFFFLAGLLAYLEYAKNRKKWGYSAALALMFIGLASKPIVVVFPVVLLIVDLWPLERYSGKENLQKLLLEKIPFFALGGLFALLTIRNQSVSLVPGDAYPLSQRVSDVATSYFYYINEALWPAKRLILDRTSSIHLTGFGALLAWVFLLLVTFEAWKKKGKFPAVNASWLWYLATMLPVSGIVAVGLNSVADRFTYLPHIGLSILTVWGLDAVIGNRRDLRKAAVGFFFICAALLAFASGSYLMKWKNGVTLFSYQVENGGSGFAERVLAGAYEDAGRNEEALTHFKISVEKEPGEAITYNNMGVLLGKMGRHEEAAEAFKKSLDINSWSWDAHFNLAVASATLRDEATALAHYLQAISINPSHWPSLYNAGLIYSGRGDYASAVPLFQKAAWLRPGNSGAYKELAIALAKTGREQESVGYFERAVEIEPENPDHNFNLALALFKTGQTGRAAAFFEKTLSLDPSNGAAHFNYGLMLEKTGKRKEAQNHFREVLKQYPGNEEALKALLRTGEGADG; encoded by the coding sequence TTGATACCGGACTTCATTAAAAAACGTCTCCCGCTTTATCTGGCGCTGGCGCTCGCCCTCGCTACGGCACTTCTTTACCTGCCCTCGACCGGATTTGATTTTATCAATATGGACGATCCCCAGTACGTCGTCGAAAACGAGATCGTCCAGAAGGGGCTTACCGTCTGGGGGGTAAAGAGCGTCTTCACCACTCCCATGGAAAGCTACTGGATACCCGTCACCTGGATCTCCCTGATGACCGACGCGGAGTTCTTCGGTCTGGGCGCGGGCGGTTTTCACCGGACAAACGTGCTCCTGCACGCGCTGAACGTACTTTTGCTTTTCGCCTTCCTCCACAGGGCGACGGGTTCGCCCTGGAAGAGCTTTTTCGCGGCGGCCCTGTGGGCGCTGCACCCCATGCGCGTCGAATCGGTAGCCTGGATTACCGCCCGAAAAGACCTTCTCTCTGGCTTTTTCTTTCTGGCCGGACTTCTCGCCTATCTTGAATACGCGAAAAACCGCAAAAAATGGGGCTATTCGGCGGCGCTGGCTTTGATGTTTATCGGACTCGCCTCAAAGCCGATAGTCGTCGTCTTCCCTGTGGTCCTTCTCATTGTCGATCTCTGGCCGCTGGAAAGGTACTCCGGGAAAGAAAACCTTCAAAAGCTGCTGCTTGAGAAGATCCCGTTCTTTGCCCTTGGCGGACTCTTCGCCTTGCTCACGATCCGCAACCAGAGCGTTTCTCTCGTTCCGGGCGACGCCTACCCCCTTTCCCAAAGGGTTTCCGACGTAGCAACCTCTTATTTTTACTATATCAACGAGGCGCTCTGGCCTGCAAAGCGCCTAATACTCGACAGAACCAGTTCAATTCACCTCACCGGGTTCGGCGCGCTTTTGGCCTGGGTGTTTTTACTTCTTGTGACCTTCGAGGCATGGAAAAAGAAGGGGAAATTCCCGGCGGTAAACGCCTCCTGGCTCTGGTATCTGGCTACCATGCTTCCCGTGAGCGGAATAGTCGCCGTCGGCCTCAACAGCGTCGCGGACAGATTTACCTACCTTCCTCACATCGGGCTTTCAATCCTCACTGTCTGGGGACTGGACGCCGTTATAGGAAACAGGCGGGACCTGCGGAAGGCAGCGGTGGGCTTTTTCTTCATCTGCGCCGCCCTGCTGGCCTTCGCCTCCGGCTCCTACCTCATGAAGTGGAAAAACGGCGTGACCCTCTTCTCATATCAGGTTGAAAACGGCGGCAGCGGATTTGCCGAAAGGGTTCTTGCCGGTGCCTACGAAGACGCGGGGAGAAACGAGGAAGCCCTGACGCATTTTAAAATATCCGTCGAAAAGGAGCCCGGCGAGGCGATAACCTACAACAACATGGGCGTGCTGCTCGGCAAGATGGGCCGCCATGAAGAGGCCGCGGAGGCTTTCAAAAAAAGCCTTGATATAAATTCATGGTCCTGGGACGCGCATTTTAACCTTGCCGTCGCGTCGGCAACACTCCGGGACGAGGCTACGGCTCTTGCGCACTACCTTCAGGCTATAAGCATCAACCCCTCCCACTGGCCTTCGCTGTACAACGCCGGTCTCATTTATTCAGGCAGGGGCGATTACGCAAGCGCCGTGCCGCTTTTTCAGAAGGCCGCCTGGCTTCGGCCGGGAAACTCCGGAGCGTATAAGGAGCTAGCCATAGCCCTCGCCAAGACCGGTCGCGAGCAGGAGTCCGTCGGTTATTTTGAAAGGGCGGTGGAGATAGAGCCGGAAAACCCTGATCACAACTTCAACCTTGCCCTGGCGCTCTTTAAAACCGGCCAGACCGGCCGCGCCGCCGCTTTCTTTGAAAAGACCCTGAGCCTCGACCCCTCCAACGGGGCCGCGCATTTCAACTACGGTCTCATGCTGGAGAAGACCGGGAAGAGAAAAGAAGCTCAAAACCATTTCCGTGAGGTCCTGAAACAATACCCCGGCAACGAGGAGGCGCTAAAAGCTCTTCTCCGAACGGGTGAAGGCGCTGACGGATGA